Part of the Lysobacter enzymogenes genome is shown below.
CGCTGCGCGCCGGGCAGATCCGCCTGCGCGTGCGCGCGGTGTCGCTGAACTTCCGCGACCTGATGATCGCCGACGGCCGCTACCTGGCCGGCGGCGAGCGCCCGGTGATTCCTGGGTCCGACGCGGTCGCCGAGGTGATCGAGCTCGGCCCCGAGGTCGGCGCCTGGAAGCTCGGCGACCGCGTCGCGACCAGCTTCTTCCCGTATTGGCACGGCGGCGCGGCGACCCCGCACAACACCCGCGCGCCGTTCGGCGCCGACGCCGACGGCGTGCTGGCGCAGCAGATCGTGGTCGACCAGGGCTCGGTGTTCGCAGTGCCCGCGCATCTCGACGATGCCCAGGCCGCGACCCTGACCTGCGCCGGCGTCACCGCCTGGAACGCGCTGTTCGTCGAAGGACGCCTGCGCCCGGGCCAGAGCGTGCTGCTGCTCGGCACCGGCGGCGTCTCGATCTGGGGCCTGCAACTGGCCAAGGCGGCGGGGCTGCGCGCCATCGTCACCTCGTCCAGCGACGAAAAACTCGAACGCGCGCGCGCGCTCGGCGCCGACGCCACGATCAACTACCGCACCCATCCCGAGTGGCAGGACGAAGTGCTGCGCCTGACCGGCGGCGCCGGCGTCGATGCGGTGCTGGAAGTCGGCGGCAGCGGCACTCTGGCGCGCTCGGTGCGCGCGGCGGCGATGAACGGCACCGTCGCGATCATCGGCGGCGTCAGCGGCTTCGGCGGCGAGCTCGACGCGATCGCGCTGATCATGGGCGCCAAGCGCCTGGCCGGCATCTTCGTCGGCAGCCGCGCGATGGGCGAGGATCTGTCGCGTTTCGTCGAGGTCAACCGGATCGTGCCGGTGGTCGACCGCACGTTCGGGTTCGAGCAGGCGCGCGAGGCTTACCGGTATCTCGAAAGCGGGTCGCACTTCGGCAAGGTGACGATTCGGGTCGCGGAGTAGGGCGGCTCGGTGCGGTAGTCGCCCGGCTGCGGCGGGTTGCGCCGTAGCCGGGGTGGCGCGGTCGCGACTTGCGTCGCTCCTACAGTCGGGCGCGCGCGCGTCGGCCTCGCGACGATTCGGGTCGCGGAGTGAGGCGTGCCGGTGAGGCAGTGCCCCGGCTGCGTTGGGTTGCGCCGTAGCCGGGGTTTCGCGGTCGCGACTTGCGTCGCTCCTACAGTCGGGGTGCATGCATCGGCCTCGCCCTGTAGGAACGGCGCGAGCCGCGACCGCGTCGCGACAGATCGCGCCGCAGCCATGCGACCATCCGCCGATGCCGCAACCGCCCCGCGCATGCGATCTTGACGGCCCCGCCCACGGACCCGCCTGCGCCGCCGCCATGACCGACACCGCCGATCTTCCCGCGATCCGCCGCGCCCACGCCGGCGACGCCGACGCGCTCGCCCTGGCCGGCGCGGCGACGTTCCTGGAAACCTTCGCCGGCATCCTCGCCGGCGCCGACATCGTCGCCCACTGCCGCAAGCAGCACGCGCCCGAGCTGTACGCGCGCAGCCTGGCCGACCCGGCCAACGCGCTGTGGCTCGCCGAAACCGCGGCCGGCGCGGCGCCGGTCGGCTTCGCCATGCTCACGCCGCCGCATCTGCCGTTGGCCGACCTGCGCGCGGACGACCTCGAGCTCAAGCGCATCTACCTGCTGTCGCGCTTCCACGGCGGCGGCACCGGCCGGCGCCTGATGCAGCACGCGGTCGACGAAGCCCGCGCGCGCGGCGCCGGGCGGCTGCTGCTCGGCGTGTACGCCGGCAACGCGCGCGCGCTGGCGTTCTATGCGCGCTGCGGTTATGCGCAGGTCGGCGAGCGCGAGTTCCAGGTCGGCGCCAACACCTACCACGACGCGATCCTGGCGCTGGAGCTGCGCGCATGAGCGATGCCGGCGGCCTCAGCATCGAAGCCTTGACCGAAGCCGACCTGCACGCCGCGGCCGGGTTCGACGCCAGCTTCGTCGTCCACCAGCGCGTGCGCCTGTCGATGCGCGAGGACGGCGGCTTGAGCTACATCTCCGAACCGCTGCGCCCGCCGTACCGCAAACACTACCGCGACGACGCCGATGCCGAAGCGCTGCGCGAATACCTCGGCGACGGCGCCGACTTCGCCGCGTACCTCGCGCGCAAGGACGGCCAGGTCGTCGGCCGCGTGCTGCTGTCGCGCACCTGGAACGGCTACGCCGGCATCGACGACATCGCCGTCGCCGCCGGCGCGCGCCGCAGCGGCGCCGGTTCGGCCTTGCTGCGGCAGGCGCTGGCCTGGGCGCGCGAACGCGGGCTGCCGGGGGTCATGCTGGAAACCCAGGACACCAATGTCGGCGCCTGCGCGCTGTATCAGCGCAACGGTTTCGTACTGGGCGGATTCGACCGCTTCCACTACGCCAACGAGCCCGATCTGCAGCACGAAACCGCGCTTTTTTGGTACTGCAGATTCTGAGTCGTTTGTGTAGACCGTCGCGGATACATGCGCTTCGACTGCCTTTGAAATTCCTGTCCAGTGCATGTCGTGCGCATTTTTATCAGCGTCGCAGCGCATCGCAGCGGCAACGCGTGCACGCAGCCGCAGCGATCACGACGAATTGACATCGGCATCGGCGCAATCCGACCCATTCAGGAGCCAGGCGCGAAACGCTCGCGCCGTCCGCGACTAAGGATGGATCGTATGGGCGTGCTGGTGATCGAACACTGGATGGACTTCGCCGGCGTGGCCGTGCACCGCGTCGACGCCGGCGACCGCCGCGCCTACGCCTTCGTCAACCCGCGGCCGCAGGCGACCGCGCAGGGCGCGCCCGGCGCCTACCACCCCGACGGCAGCGGCAGCGGCGACTTGCGCGACGCCGGCTGGCCGGGCGCGGCCTGGCGCGAGCGGCTGGTGCCCGATCCGCACCAGCCGCAGCGGCCGCTGCGGCAGAACGAGGGCCGCTACGCCGGCTACTTCGTCTCGGCCACCGCCTTGCAGGACCCGCGCTTCCCGCGCACCAGCGTCAACGCCTACCTCGACGCCGGCCGCGTGCCGTACCTCGCCTTGCCGCAGGAATGGCTGGCCGTCGAGGGCGCCGGCGCGCTCGGCGATTTCGTGGTCGTGCGCGACCCGGTCGGCGGCCGCCACAGCTTCGGCGTGATCGGCGACCGCGGCCGGGCGATGGGCGAACTGTCCGAACGCATGGCCGGCGACGTCAGCGGCCAGCGCGCCGAAGCGCGCAGCGGCCGCGGCGTGCCTGGCGGGCCGTTGCTGTATCTGGTGTTCCCCGGCTCGCGCCGGGAGCCGGCGTGGCCGCTGCAGGCCGCGGTGATCCGCGCGCGCTGCGAGCGGCTGTTGCGCGCGATCGGCGGCATGGCGACGTTGGGGCAGTTGGCCGAGTCGCTGCAGGACGAATGGTAGGCGCGGCGCTGCATCGGCTTTTCGGCCGCGACACCAGGGCGACTGCGGCGCTCGCATCCTGCGGCCGAGCCACCCGCGCCCTATCGACTGCGCCCGATCAACTGCGCCGATCGACCGCGCGCCGCCGATCGACCGCGCGCCGCCGATCGACCCGCGCCGCTCAGCGCATCGGCGCCTGCGCCTGCCGCTCCGCATGCCCGGCCAACGCCAAATCCAGCCGCACCAGCCGCCCCAGGCGGTCGCGCCGCTGCGCGCGCACGTACCAGTGCTCGCGCAGGCGCGGCAGCCGCAGCGGCGGGTGCAGCGGCTCGCCCCACAGGCTCAGCCGGTAATGGCGCTCGTGCAGCCACCACAGCAAACGATCGAACTCGGCCTGATCGTCCGGCAGCAGCAGATCGGCGTCGGCCGGCTCGCGCGCGCCGGGATCGGCGAGCCAGCGCGGGTAGCTGCCGTAGAGTCCGAACGCGAAGCCGGCGTCGCGCAAGGCCTGCAATTCGTCGCCGGTGCTGTGCAGGCAGATGCGCTCGCGCTGCTTCTGGAACACCAGCGCGTATTCGTGGCTGCGGTCGGTGCCGGCATCGCCGGACGCCAGCGTGTGCGGTTCGCGCTCATAGCACAGCAAGCGTTCCTCGCGCGCCACGAACAGGCCGCCGAGAATGCCGGCCAGATCCCAGGCCAGCGGCAAGCTGCGGCCGTCGAGGTTGAGGTTTTGCGCCATGGCGATGCAGTAGCCGCCTTCCGGCAGCGCGCCGCGCACGGCGTGGAACAGGTCGCGCAGGCGGCGCAGATAGGCTTCGTAGTCGCGTTCCAGATACAACTGGCCGGCGCGCGCGTCGCCGTCGCCGGGCCAGCGGCAGCCGAAGTAGGGCACGTTGGTCAGGCACAGCTCGAACGGCGCCGGCGCCGACGTGTCGGGCAGGCTGCCGGTCGCGACCGGCGCGTCGACGCCGTGCCGGCGCAGGCGCTCGCGCGCCAGTTCGGCGCGCGCCGGGTCGACCTCCAGCCCGCAGCCGGCGCGGCCTTCCAGCGCGGCCGCCAGCAAGGTGGTGCCGAAGCCGCAGAACGGATCGAACACGCGCGCGCCGGGCGCGGCGTAGTGGCGCGCGAACGGGCGCATCTGCGCGACCCAGCCGCAGTCGCGGCCGCCGAACGGGTCGCGCGCGCGCAGGTCGTCGGGCAACTGCAGTTCCGGCGGATCGGGCTGCAACACCAGCCAGCTGCGGCTATCCATCGGCGTGTCCCGTAGCGGTGCGAGCGGGCGCGGCGGGCTCGGCGACGGCGGGCTCGGCGACCGCTGGCCACAGCACATCGCGGTCCGGCTGCCAGCCGGCGCACAGGCGGCCGTTGCCGTGGAACACCAGCTTGTAGATGTCGCCGGAAGCGTGGCGGCGGTGCATGGCGGCGTAGTCGGAGGATTCGAACACCACCTCCATGCCGCTGCCCTGCTCGCGCAGCCGCAGGTTCCAGAAGTAATAGCCTTCGGTGATGCGCAGCGGCGTCAGCCGCGGCCACCACGGCGCGTCCATGCACGAGGCCAGCACCGCGTCGATCGGCGCGCGCTCGGCGTCGATGTAGCGGCGGGTGGCGTTGTCGCGATAGCCCGCGCCCAGGCGCGAGAACTCGCGGAAGATCACCGTGCCGGCGCCGCAGGCGCGGGCCCAGTCGAGGTAGGCGCGGATGCCGCCGGCGTCGTCGATGCCGCCGCGTTGCAGGATGCACACCTGCCGCAGCGGCAGCGCCGCCGCCAGCCGTCGCGCCGTCGCTTCGAATACCGCGCCGTCGGCGATCGGTTCGCCGTCGCGAAAACGCATGATGCGCTGGTTGCGCGCGGCGTCGTAGTGATGCCGCGACAGTTCCAGCCACGACAGGCCGAAGCCTTGCAGCGCAGCGATCAGTTCCTCGCCGCGGCCGCGGGCGAAGCCGGCGCCGTTGCTGTACAGCACGCGTTCTTCGACCTGCACGCCGTCGCGTTCGGCCGCGCTGAGCGTTTCCAGCAGGCGCAGGAACCAGGCTTCGTCGTCGCTGGATTCCAGCCCCGACAGCGACCACGACAGCGGCAGCCCGCGCAGCTGCGCCAGCGCCGCGCTGAGGCGCTCGAAGTGGTCCGGGGCGGGACGCAGGCTCTGCGCCAGCGCGCCGCCGTCGGCGCCGCGCAGGTTTTCCGAACAGAACAGGCAGCGCGCCGAACACGGCCGCGCCGCGGCGTAGGGGGTGAAGGTGACCGGCTGGGCGACGCGGTAGCGGCGCGCGCCGATGCGGTGCTCGCGCCAGCGCGCGGCGTCGTGTTCGCCCGGCGCGCGCCGGGCCAGTTGCGGCGTGGTCGCGCGCAGGCGCTGGAACAGGGCAGAGGCCGCGCTGAGCGGGAGCGTGCCCGGGTCGGCGGTCGCTAGCCCTTCGACAGGGGCTGGCATCGGGTTCGTCCTGGAATCCGTGGTGGGTGGGTCGCCCTCACCCTAACCCTCTCCCGCAAGCGGGGTGAGGGGCCGTGTTTGCGAGCCATCGGCTCGCGCGGCCCCGAACGCCCGAACGCTATGCGTTCGGGCCGGGGTGCAAGCCGAGGGTGGGGCCCTCAAAGCCGCGCCGCGTTCGCCCGCTCCCTGACCTGCGCGAACGTCCAATCCTCGACCAGCCGGCCGTCCTCCCACACCGTCACCATCGCGTCCTCGTAGCCGACCGGCTTGGCCGCGGCTTCCAGCGACGGCGCATCCGCCGGCACCGGCACGGTCTTGAAGTGGCCGTATTCGCGATGGCGCAGCAGGGTCATGCGCCCGCGCTTGCTCGACTTGCCCTTGTCGGTGACCGGATCCTTGTAGACGTCGATCCACTCGCCGTCCACGCGCGCGGCCGAACACTTCAGCGCGAACTTCTGGGTGTCGCGGTCCAGCCGCTGCAACAGCGCGCCGCCCATGCCGAAGGCGAGGTTGTCGGTGGCGTAGCCGTAGCTGGTCGCGCGCTCGAGAATCGCGCGGATGCTGGTCGGGTTGATGCCGTCGCCCTGGATCACCCGCACGTGGTTGAGCACCTTGTAGCCCTTGCCGTTGACGGTGTGGCCGAAGGCTTCGTCGAGCAGGGTCAGGCACTGGTGCACCACGTCGACCGGGTCGCCCGAGTCCGGGCGCACCACCAAGGTCGCGCCGGACGCGATCACCTGCTCGCGCAGGGTCTTGCCCCAATGCTCGCGGATCGCGTGGAAGATGTCGTAGCTGTCCGACACCACCGCGACGATCGCGCCGGGCTTGGCGAACTGGTCGAGCATGTTGCGATACGCGTCGACTTCGCGCTCGCGGCCCCAACTGGTGATCGTGCTGTGCTCGGCGGCCGGGATCGAATAGCCGGCCATCGGCTCGTGGTAATAGCGCTTGGCCAGCAACAGGCCCGAGACCGTATCGGTGCCGAGGAAATTGACCAGATGCGCGGCGCCGCCGAGCGCCGCCGATTCGGTGCTGGACACGCCGCGCGCGCCGAAGTCGTGCAGCTTGAACGGCAGCTGGCCTTCCGGATCGTCGCTGGTGCGTTCCAGGAACTGGCGGATGGTCTGCTTGGCGTGCCAGCTGATCGTGGCCACCGTCACCGGGTACCACAGGCGCAGCAGCAGGGTTTCCAGGTAGGACGGCACCCAATAGGCCTGCGGGTCGGTCGACTCGATCGTCACCAACGCTTGGTGCGTCGGCACCACCGTGCCCTCGGGCACGGCGCGGATCCGGATCGGCATCAGCCCGTTGTGGTGATCGACGATATAGCGCCAGCCGGTTTCGTTGAACGGTTCGCCGTGCGCGGCGAACAGGTCGCGCGCCTCGTCGATGTCGGCGTGGGTGACCGGCTTGGCCAGGTATTCCTTGAGGATCGCCTGCAGGCCGAAGAACACCGTGCGGTCGTACACGCCGCCGCGCGATTCGATGTAGAAGAACGTCGCATCGGTGCCGGGCGGGTATTGCAGCCAGTGGCTGGCCTTGTAGCTGTCGGTGTTGAGCAGCAGGTTGTCGAGGCATTGCATGACGGGAAGCTCCTTCGCGTCGGGTGTGGCCGGCGGTCTGTCCGCCGGCGGGAGGGCCGGGCGGTGCGCGATGCGCTCAGCCGCGGCCCAGGAAATATTCGAGGATGTGCAGGTGGTCTTCGAACAGCTGCGCGCTCATCTCCAGCGCCTCGCTGACCGGGAACCAGCGCGCCTTGTCGGCATCGTCGCCGCCGCGCACCTGCGGCAGTTCGCCGGCCGGGAAGTCGAAGTGGAACGCATGGGTGATGGTGCGGCCGCGCGCGCTGCGTTCGGGATGGTCGAACACGCGTTCGCCCTTGAGCGAGCCCTTGAGCACCGGCAGCGGCAGCTTGAGCCGGGTCTCCTCGCGCAACTCGCGCAGGCAGGCGTCGAACAGGGTTTCGTGCTGGCCGACGAAACCGCCCGGCAGCGCCCACAGGCCCTTGCCCGGCTCGGCGCGGCGACGCACCAGCAGGACGTGGCCGGAATGCACCACCACCGCATCGGTGGTGACGAAGGTCGGCGGGTACGGCGCATCGGCCCAGGCGGCGCGGTAGTGCTCGACGAATTGGTATTCGGCGACCAGCTGGGTGAAGGCCGGCGAACTCTTGCGGAACGCTTCGAGCATGTCGAACACCGGGCCCGGCACGTTGGCGCGGATCAGCATCAGGCCGCCGTGGCTGTCGATCTTGTTGGCTTCGAACAGGTAGCGGCGCAGCTCGGTCGCCGACAGGGTCGCGGTGTGGTTGACGTCGACCAACGGCCACTGCGGGAACTCGCGCAGGTAATAGCTCGACGCGTCCTTGTCCATGCCGATCAGGCCGATGCGCGCATCGGCGCCGCCGCCGTCGGCGCGCACCGCCTCGGCGACGGTGCGCTGCACGTTGGCGATCCACTGGCTCTCGTTGTAGAGGTGGTCGCGCAGCGGGCGCACGATCAGGCGGTCGGCGCTGTCGGCGAACGCGGCCTGGATCATCACCGCGCGCTCGGCGACGGTGAACGGGTTCTTGACGGTGCGGGGGGTGTCGGCGGAACCGACCAGGAAGACGACTTTGGCGGCCTTGCCCAGCGCGTGGCGGGCGACGGCGGCGTGACCGTTGTGGAAAGGCTCGAAACGGCCGATGAAGACGAGGTAATCGTATTGCTGCGGTGCCATGAGAATCCCTCACGGAGTGGAAGTGGCCGGCGGTCTGTCCGCTGGCGTATGGCGAATGCTACGCCGATGCAGGGGGCCGTCAAGTGCCGCGCGTCGCCGCGTTCGCTGGCTGTGGGTCCGCCCCTTGTAGGAGCGGCGCGAGCCGCGACCCCGGAGCCCGGCCGATCCAGGCGCCGGTGCGCTGCGAGATGCCGGAACCCATCCCGCTCATTGCCTGCGCTGCGTGGCGGAAGCGGGGCGGCCTCGGGCGTCGGCGCGATGAGGTTGCGAAGTGTCGCGGCTGCGCCGCTCCTGCGGATCGCTGGGGCCGATAGAATCGCTGCAAGCAACGGAGGGCGACGATGGCGATGCAGGTTCCGCAGTATTGGGCCGAGGCGCGGGTGCAGGAGAGGTTTGCGAAGGGGAATCTTTTTGGGCGGGTTTCGCTTACGGTGCGTCGCTTCGGTTGGTCCGACACCAGCCAATCCGAAGCCCAGACGATGGCCGACGCACGAGCGCGCGACGCGTTCGACCGCATCCTCGCCGGCGAGAAGCTGCCGCGCAGCGAACCGCGCGTGCCCTACGACGCCGAAGGCCTGCCGATCCGCGAGGAGATCGTCGCCCGCTACGGCAACGAGGTGATCACCCGCAACAGCTACGGCGCGCGCTGCCTCAATTCGCCGGACGTGCTGTTCGCCGACGTCGATTTCAAACCGCTGCCGCCGGTGCGCCTGGGCGGCGCGATGGCCGCGCTCTCGCTCGCCGCAGGCGTGGCTTGCGGCGCGCTGATCCATCCGGTCGCCGGCGTCGTCGCCGCGATCGCGACGATGCTGGTCATCGGCATGGTCCGCGCGAAGCGCGCGCAGCGTCGGCATCGCCAGGAAGGCGGCGGACCGGAAGCGCGCGCGCTGGCGCCGGTCAAGGCGTTCCTGGCCGCGAACCCGGACTGGCACCTGCGCGTCTACCGCACGCCCAACGGCTTCCGCCTGCTGGCGATGCACCGCACCTTCGATCCGCTCGATCCGCAGGTGAACGCATTCTTCGAAGCGATCGGCGCGGATTCGTACTACGCGCTGTCGTGCCGGCACCAGCATTGCTTCCGCGCCCGGGTCAGCGGCAAACCGTGGCGCATGGGCCTGCGCGAGCACATGCCGCGCAGGCGCAGCGCCTGGCCGATCGCCGACGAACACCGGCCCGAGCGCGAGCGCTGGGTGGCCGAGTACGAACGCAAGGCCGAAGGCTTCGCGGCCTGCCGCTTCGTCGAAGCGCTGGGCAGCCGCGATTACGTGTCGGCGACGCAGGCGGTGCAGCGCTTGCATGACGATCTGTGCGGGGCGAATCGCGATTTGCCGATAGCCTGAGCGGCGGTCGCGGCGCAGGCAACGCGGCGTCGCGCGCGATCGTCGCCGAAGGCGGCCGCAGCAAGCCTCAGGTGACGCTCGTCTGGTCCTGCGGATTTTCGAGGCGGCGCGCGATGGCTTCGTACAGTTCGGCTTCCATCCGGTCGGCGATCTGCACGAGCGCCTGCTGCAGTGCCGGGGCTTGCTCGACGGACGCCTGCGCTGCGGAGCGCCAGCGGCTGCGTCCGCACCAGCGGCGTAGCGCCTGCTGCAGCGGCGGTCTTCGCCAGGGCTCGCTTTCCTGGGTCAGCAGCGACAGCAGCACCGCGAGTTCGTCGTAACGGGGCAGGCGGCGCGCCGCGCGCAGCAGCGGCCGCGACAAACCCCAGCCGTGCGCGCGCCATGCGGTCTCCAGGCTGTCCGGATCGGGGTTGCGGTGGTTGCGGGTGAACGCCTTGGCGGCGAAGTCGACCGTGCCAGGCTCGGGGCTCGACATCGCCTGCCGAAGCCGGGCCGCCAGCCCGGGCGCGTCTGCGGCGGCCAGGCCGCGCAGAGCGTACTTGCGGACTTTGGAGGAGGGATGGTCCTGCATGCGCTCGAGCGCGTCGAGGTCGCCCGCGGTGGCATAAGGGCTCAGCGCGACCAACGCAATGCGCATGCGCTCGGAGTCGCGTCCATTCAATGCTGGCCGATAGATCGCGGCCGGGTCGATGCCGTACCGGTCGCGCAACAGGCGTGCCGCTGTTCGGCGCGGTCCGAACGCCGGATCGAACAAGGCGTCCTGTAGCCGCGCCTGCGCGTCCGCCGGGCCCAAGCGCTGGATCAGCCGCAGCGCCTCGGACCGCTGTACGCAGTGCGGCAGTTCGTGCATATGGGCGAGCAGCGCGTCGCGCATCGCCGGTTCGGCGCGCGAGTGCAGCTCGCGCAGCGCATGCAGACCGATGGCGGGGACCGGATCTTGCAGGGCGCGCTCCAGCGCCGCCTGCGCCGACTGCGGGTCGAGCGCGCACACCGCTTGCAGTGCCCAAAGGCGCGCGTGGCCGTCGCGATGCGCAAGAGCGGCGCGGCGCAGATCGACGCGCGCCGGAGCGCGCAGGAACGGCTCGATCGCTTCGCTCCACACGCCCTGCTCGAAACGCGGCCGGCGCCGGCGCAGGAGCAGGGCCAGGTCGAGCAGTTCGAGCATCTCGGTCGGGTCTTCGCGCAGGCTCGCGTCGATCAGCCGCCGAGCTTGCGCGCGCACCGGCGCGACTGCGTCGCTGCTGCGCAGCAGCGCTGCGCCGAGCACGAAGCGGCCGCGCCGTCCCTCGGCCGCGCGCAAGGCGCGTTCGCGGATGCGGCCGTCGTGGTGGCAGGCGCAGACGAACAAGGCCATGGTCTCGGCGAGTTGCGGGTCGTCGCCGACGAAGCCGCTGCGCGATTCGGCATAGGCGCCCGGCAGCGAGGCGGCGCGCAGGATCCTGTCGAGCGTGGCGTAGTGCCAGTGATGCAGTCTCCGCAGCGAACCCGGCCCGAAGCGGAGGTCGAGATAGCCGACCTGCGACCATGGCACCTCGCGGTCCGCTGCCGGTTGCGCGGCGGCGCCCAGGATGCCGAGCCAGTGCGCGTCCGGCAGCGGCGCAGCGGCGACGGGCGCCGACATCGGCGTCAGCCCGCCACCACCTCGATCCGCACCCCCTCGCACTCCACCACCTGCCCCGCGCGGATCTTGCAGGTCTTGCGCAGCTCGACCTGCCCGTCGACCCGCACCGCGCCGCTGGCGACGATGGCCTTGCCGGTGCCGCCGCTGTGGGCGAGGCCGGCGAGCTTGAGCAGTTGGTTGAGTTCGACGAAGTCGTGGGCGGGGTCGAGTTCGAACTGGATCGGTTGCATGGCGGTGGTGCCGGACAGCGGTGACGGGCAGGCAGGGTCGCAGCGCTGAGACCTGGACGCAAGACGTTTGCGCGCGCGCCGGCGTACTCTCGGCCGCAGGGCGCCCGCGCGGGCGCCGTCCAGCCCATCCCACAGAGGTCCACGATGAAGCGAGCCCTATACGAGCGGCGCGGCCCGGTGCCGCAGGACGTGATCGACGCGGTCGAGTTCCAGACCCCGCCGCTGGCCGCCGGCCAGGTGCTGATCGAAGTGCTGGCCGCGCCGATCAATCCCTCCGACGTGCTGACCCTGACCGGCGAATACGGCCTGCTGCCGCCGTTGCCGGCGGTCGGCGGCAACGAGGGCGTGGGCCGCATCGCCGAGCTCGGGCCGGAAGTGACGAACCTGAAGCTCGGCCAGACCGTGCTGCTGCCGATCCAGGGCGGCAGTTGGGCGACCCACATGGTCGGCACCGCCAAGCATCTGATCGCGCTGCCCGACGGCGCCGATCCCAAGCAGCTGGCGATGATCACGATCAATCCGCCGACCGCGTTGCTGATGCTCAGCGACATCGTCGCGCTGGAGCCGGGCGACTGGGTGATCCAGAACGCGGCCAATTCGGCCGTGGGCACCTACCTGATCCAGCTGGCCAAGGCGCGCGGGCTGCGCACGATCAACGTGGTGCGGCGCGAGTCGGCGGTCGAGGCGGTGCGCGCGGCCGGCGCCGACGTGGTCCTGGTCGACGGCGAAGACCTCGGCAAGCGCGCGCGCGAGGCGGCGCAGAAAACGCCGATCAAGCTCGGCATCGATGCGGTCGGCGGGCTGGCGACCCAGCACAT
Proteins encoded:
- a CDS encoding GNAT family N-acetyltransferase, coding for MTDTADLPAIRRAHAGDADALALAGAATFLETFAGILAGADIVAHCRKQHAPELYARSLADPANALWLAETAAGAAPVGFAMLTPPHLPLADLRADDLELKRIYLLSRFHGGGTGRRLMQHAVDEARARGAGRLLLGVYAGNARALAFYARCGYAQVGEREFQVGANTYHDAILALELRA
- a CDS encoding DNA methyltransferase; its protein translation is MDSRSWLVLQPDPPELQLPDDLRARDPFGGRDCGWVAQMRPFARHYAAPGARVFDPFCGFGTTLLAAALEGRAGCGLEVDPARAELARERLRRHGVDAPVATGSLPDTSAPAPFELCLTNVPYFGCRWPGDGDARAGQLYLERDYEAYLRRLRDLFHAVRGALPEGGYCIAMAQNLNLDGRSLPLAWDLAGILGGLFVAREERLLCYEREPHTLASGDAGTDRSHEYALVFQKQRERICLHSTGDELQALRDAGFAFGLYGSYPRWLADPGAREPADADLLLPDDQAEFDRLLWWLHERHYRLSLWGEPLHPPLRLPRLREHWYVRAQRRDRLGRLVRLDLALAGHAERQAQAPMR
- a CDS encoding nicotinate phosphoribosyltransferase; its protein translation is MQCLDNLLLNTDSYKASHWLQYPPGTDATFFYIESRGGVYDRTVFFGLQAILKEYLAKPVTHADIDEARDLFAAHGEPFNETGWRYIVDHHNGLMPIRIRAVPEGTVVPTHQALVTIESTDPQAYWVPSYLETLLLRLWYPVTVATISWHAKQTIRQFLERTSDDPEGQLPFKLHDFGARGVSSTESAALGGAAHLVNFLGTDTVSGLLLAKRYYHEPMAGYSIPAAEHSTITSWGREREVDAYRNMLDQFAKPGAIVAVVSDSYDIFHAIREHWGKTLREQVIASGATLVVRPDSGDPVDVVHQCLTLLDEAFGHTVNGKGYKVLNHVRVIQGDGINPTSIRAILERATSYGYATDNLAFGMGGALLQRLDRDTQKFALKCSAARVDGEWIDVYKDPVTDKGKSSKRGRMTLLRHREYGHFKTVPVPADAPSLEAAAKPVGYEDAMVTVWEDGRLVEDWTFAQVRERANAARL
- a CDS encoding bifunctional nicotinamide-nucleotide adenylyltransferase/Nudix hydroxylase codes for the protein MAPQQYDYLVFIGRFEPFHNGHAAVARHALGKAAKVVFLVGSADTPRTVKNPFTVAERAVMIQAAFADSADRLIVRPLRDHLYNESQWIANVQRTVAEAVRADGGGADARIGLIGMDKDASSYYLREFPQWPLVDVNHTATLSATELRRYLFEANKIDSHGGLMLIRANVPGPVFDMLEAFRKSSPAFTQLVAEYQFVEHYRAAWADAPYPPTFVTTDAVVVHSGHVLLVRRRAEPGKGLWALPGGFVGQHETLFDACLRELREETRLKLPLPVLKGSLKGERVFDHPERSARGRTITHAFHFDFPAGELPQVRGGDDADKARWFPVSEALEMSAQLFEDHLHILEYFLGRG
- a CDS encoding zinc-dependent alcohol dehydrogenase family protein — protein: MKRALYERRGPVPQDVIDAVEFQTPPLAAGQVLIEVLAAPINPSDVLTLTGEYGLLPPLPAVGGNEGVGRIAELGPEVTNLKLGQTVLLPIQGGSWATHMVGTAKHLIALPDGADPKQLAMITINPPTALLMLSDIVALEPGDWVIQNAANSAVGTYLIQLAKARGLRTINVVRRESAVEAVRAAGADVVLVDGEDLGKRAREAAQKTPIKLGIDAVGGLATQHIAQSLGEGGVVVNYGAMSGEACQISPASFVFRDVSLRGFWLSRWFQQATPARRAEVFGEIAQRVAAGELQARVQATYPLERIKDAVAAAAAGERDGKILILPNGEV
- a CDS encoding RNA-binding S4 domain-containing protein → MQPIQFELDPAHDFVELNQLLKLAGLAHSGGTGKAIVASGAVRVDGQVELRKTCKIRAGQVVECEGVRIEVVAG
- a CDS encoding zinc-dependent alcohol dehydrogenase family protein; amino-acid sequence: MKAYRIRAGAGIDSLTLADEAAAPLRAGQIRLRVRAVSLNFRDLMIADGRYLAGGERPVIPGSDAVAEVIELGPEVGAWKLGDRVATSFFPYWHGGAATPHNTRAPFGADADGVLAQQIVVDQGSVFAVPAHLDDAQAATLTCAGVTAWNALFVEGRLRPGQSVLLLGTGGVSIWGLQLAKAAGLRAIVTSSSDEKLERARALGADATINYRTHPEWQDEVLRLTGGAGVDAVLEVGGSGTLARSVRAAAMNGTVAIIGGVSGFGGELDAIALIMGAKRLAGIFVGSRAMGEDLSRFVEVNRIVPVVDRTFGFEQAREAYRYLESGSHFGKVTIRVAE
- a CDS encoding GNAT family N-acetyltransferase, with product MSDAGGLSIEALTEADLHAAAGFDASFVVHQRVRLSMREDGGLSYISEPLRPPYRKHYRDDADAEALREYLGDGADFAAYLARKDGQVVGRVLLSRTWNGYAGIDDIAVAAGARRSGAGSALLRQALAWARERGLPGVMLETQDTNVGACALYQRNGFVLGGFDRFHYANEPDLQHETALFWYCRF
- a CDS encoding glycoside hydrolase family 75 protein; the protein is MDRMGVLVIEHWMDFAGVAVHRVDAGDRRAYAFVNPRPQATAQGAPGAYHPDGSGSGDLRDAGWPGAAWRERLVPDPHQPQRPLRQNEGRYAGYFVSATALQDPRFPRTSVNAYLDAGRVPYLALPQEWLAVEGAGALGDFVVVRDPVGGRHSFGVIGDRGRAMGELSERMAGDVSGQRAEARSGRGVPGGPLLYLVFPGSRREPAWPLQAAVIRARCERLLRAIGGMATLGQLAESLQDEW